In Spirosoma sp. KUDC1026, the sequence TTTACTCGTTCGTGCTGGCGACGATCATGAATTTTCTGGTGTACCGATATGGCCAGCACCATGAGGTTACGTTCTGGCAATTCGTAAATGGCTACGATGGCTGGATTTCGCCGGGTGTCATGTGGTTTGTGGAAGCGCTGCTGTTGTTTACGCTGATTTACGTGGCGATACGGCAAGTGTCTTTGCTACGTTTCAGCCTGAAATGTCCCGGAACCGGAACCATTCTGCTGGGCGCGGTAGTGCTGGGCCTGATCAGCTTTTTAGTCCGGATTGTGTTTCCGGTAGGTTGGGTGTGGGAGCCTTTTGGCTTTCAATTTGCGCACTTCCCGCAATACGTTGCGCTGTTTGGGGTAGGAATACTGGCGCAGCAGAATAACTGGTTCGACCAACTGTCGCAGGAGCAGGGTCGTTTTTTTGGTCGGCTTGCTGTGACGCTGGCATTTCTTGTTTTTCCGCTGATGGTTTTGGCCGCCGTAGCGTTCAAAATTACCGCCACCAGTATGAGCGATGGCTGGAGCGTTCAATCATTTCTCTATAGTATCTGGGAGCAACTGACGGGTATCTCGATTATTGTAGCCCTGCTCTGGACGGGAAAACAGAAATGGAACTACACAACCCCCCGCCTGACGAAGGCTTCCCGTTACGCCTTCGCTATGTATGTATTTCATCCACTGGTTGTTATTTCGCTGACGCTTCTCTTGAGTAGCCTGTCATTCGAACCGCTTATCAAACTAGTAATAGCTGCCCCGCTGGCTCTACTCGGCTCGTACGGACTTGCTGCGTTGATCGTGCGGAGCCCGGGGGCAAAGCAACTTTTCTGAGGACCAGGCCCGGCGTAATCGTTATTTCCCCTCTTTCATAACTTCAGATACTTTATCCGTTCCGATAATGTCAACGCCTAATTTTTTCAACTGTTTCAAGGCGTTCGCGTTAGGGGGGACGTTCGACAGCCGGAAAGGTTTGTTGGAACTGTGGGCGCGTTTGAGTACCCGTTTGAGCTTGTCCTGATCGGCTTCGGGCATTTTGCCTTCGCCGTTCCACTGGGAATAGGAGTCAAAATTGTCGCTGATCATAGCTACTTTAACCAGCGTTTCCTCGTCGTAAATTTCACTCGGACGTCCGTCGAATTGCAGGAGTGCCGACTGATCGAGAAAGGATTCAATTTTTGGTCGGTTACCGCTGATGATAATCTGAACGGCGTTGGGATTCGCGGTTCGGTTGAATAGCATTACGTTCTGCTGAAGTTGATCGACCAGGGCGGTAAGAACGGCTTCCTGGTTGTCTTTTACGTCGAGTACTAAACCAAACGTGTATCGCCGGTCCGGGCTGACGTAGCCATCATGCTGGGCAAACAAACGTCTAATGGGAGAAAGGTAGAGTGAGTCAAGGGTAGGAGCCGGCGTACCGGGTTGCGGTTTCGTGGACGAAATGACAAGTTTGTCGTTCTGCAGCCAGACATCGGCTTCGATAAAATCGGCTTTCTGTTCGTAAGCTGTTATGAATGGTCTGGGCTGGCGATGATCGTCCTGCGCCAGAATTTTCTGAGCAACGGCCGCCGAAAAAGGAAACAGGAATGAAAGAAGCAGGACCAGATAGCGCATGATGGGGAGCTTAGTTTTGGACAAAGTAACACAGCTTCGGGGCGAAAGCAAAAGAAACGCATACCTTGTCGTTTAGCCCTAAAGCGTTATTTTTGACGCTTCTAGTTTTTATCAATAGTCGGCCAATATAGAGGGCCGACAATAAGCTAACAATGGATTTATTAAAAGGAAAAGTTGCGCTGATTACGGGCGCATCGCGGGGCATCGGTCGGGCAATGGCCCTGAAATTTGCGCAGGAGGGCGCGACGGTCGCTTTTACGTATCTGTCGAGCGTTGAGAAAGGCCAGGCGCTGGAAGACGAACTGCGGGCGTTTGGTGGTGAAGCCAAAGGCTACCGGTCGGATGCGTCGGACTATAAAGCGGCCGAAGAACTGATCAACCAAGTAATTACTGACTTTGGTAAACTGGACGTATTGATCAATAACGCCGGGATTACCAAAGACGGGCTCTTGATGCGGATGACCGAAGAACAATGGGATTCGGTTATTAACGTTAACTTAAAGTCGGTCTTTAACCTGACGAAAGCAGCCACGAAATCCATGATGAAAGCTCGGGCCGGATCGATCATTAACCTGACGTCGGTGGTGGGTATTCGGGGTAACGCGGGTCAGGCGAACTACGCAGCGTCGAAAGCTGGTATTATTGGCTTTACCAAATCCGTGGCGCTGGAGCTGGGGTCGCGGAATATTCGCTCCAACGCCATCGCTCCTGGTTTTATTGAAACAGAAATGACCGGCGAAGTCAACGAAAAAGCCGTTGAAGAATGGAAACAGTCGATCCCGATGAAACGGGGCGGCCTGCCCGAAGACGTAGCCAACTGCGCTGT encodes:
- a CDS encoding acyltransferase family protein, whose amino-acid sequence is MTSELTSTRIPSQKIYYLDTIKLLLTGLVILHHTMIAYGAPGGWYFKESTASLPAKLVLTVFVAANQSFFMGMFFMLSAYFVGPSYERKGAATFVIDRLKRLGIPLLIYSFVLATIMNFLVYRYGQHHEVTFWQFVNGYDGWISPGVMWFVEALLLFTLIYVAIRQVSLLRFSLKCPGTGTILLGAVVLGLISFLVRIVFPVGWVWEPFGFQFAHFPQYVALFGVGILAQQNNWFDQLSQEQGRFFGRLAVTLAFLVFPLMVLAAVAFKITATSMSDGWSVQSFLYSIWEQLTGISIIVALLWTGKQKWNYTTPRLTKASRYAFAMYVFHPLVVISLTLLLSSLSFEPLIKLVIAAPLALLGSYGLAALIVRSPGAKQLF
- a CDS encoding glycerophosphodiester phosphodiesterase, encoding MRYLVLLLSFLFPFSAAVAQKILAQDDHRQPRPFITAYEQKADFIEADVWLQNDKLVISSTKPQPGTPAPTLDSLYLSPIRRLFAQHDGYVSPDRRYTFGLVLDVKDNQEAVLTALVDQLQQNVMLFNRTANPNAVQIIISGNRPKIESFLDQSALLQFDGRPSEIYDEETLVKVAMISDNFDSYSQWNGEGKMPEADQDKLKRVLKRAHSSNKPFRLSNVPPNANALKQLKKLGVDIIGTDKVSEVMKEGK
- the fabG gene encoding 3-oxoacyl-[acyl-carrier-protein] reductase, with product MDLLKGKVALITGASRGIGRAMALKFAQEGATVAFTYLSSVEKGQALEDELRAFGGEAKGYRSDASDYKAAEELINQVITDFGKLDVLINNAGITKDGLLMRMTEEQWDSVINVNLKSVFNLTKAATKSMMKARAGSIINLTSVVGIRGNAGQANYAASKAGIIGFTKSVALELGSRNIRSNAIAPGFIETEMTGEVNEKAVEEWKQSIPMKRGGLPEDVANCAVFLASDMSAYITGQVLQVDGGMLT